A window of Synchiropus splendidus isolate RoL2022-P1 chromosome 9, RoL_Sspl_1.0, whole genome shotgun sequence contains these coding sequences:
- the fam13c gene encoding protein FAM13C isoform X1 yields the protein MGASASLSICSDTSSVRILCSTAKVSPEPAATTLASEALHKCVFGVALDTLRDDGLMVCGVPLVLRDMVAFLDKHGLQHRGLFRLCGSVARTRQLRQRWDQGERVDLEIEGDVPTVASLLKLFFRELPSPLFPVRQHQQLINSLRVSPDIEELNQSVRETLCLLQDDNVSVLSYLIHFLARVAAHSQFNHMPLENLATIFGPCIFHVPAGPRMLEEQSVCNGMLLHLLKHHSILLPSSVTSSSPPPPTLSALSHLKLQPSSCGSEPASEGRSEVSSSSDPAGQMQNHVHSEDTEISASISRQPEGSTEADCVPVSPTDPGPEQQHHPSSPSLRAKGPLLEDTTQGRGEDSGQVEMVLEVERNDEAPSDAEVRSEVVEDSDISEAQIKTQDAERQTQEGRPEKATVESESPSVKLQALEADSGPLSAPDDPQAPDKPSILYQPMSKETSLPLSHKPLLHSSPALDPVDSSLPVASPSPDSSSSSLVFNTVSRPEGLPGDDRLPGSPDFSSSPLLSSLTTSDCPVPSPRCPNLSHSLRYNLDPDTAPSPPCSQHIRMARCSSHTEPEEGSLSISMLNRHIHTLRRRIRRFEECFEQERNYKPAHNDKTAHPEVARLMKELLKSRKQLKELKLKQSVKGANACRSNTDYKEARAGSELQQRNNNSNNKPNVEETFNIITNRLMERRRDLGLPDSIKKMSHSQMTMEKTSLQKCLLYFESLHGRPSSRQERTLMKPFYDRYRLLKQLLLSYVTATVITTIEEEEDSDEEQRSPRRQQLWLKSCSYASEDSQEQPSSEISETPLVSPLEEVKCVQPQTITMATLHEASRAELLDHLRTARSEKRRLHRTLREFEDQFYSETGRVCQKEDRGPMAEEYCQYKNLKAKLRLLEALLSKHQDSTESS from the exons ATGGGAGCCAGCGCTTCTTTATCGATCTGT AGTGACACGTCCTCTGTGAGAATCCTGTGTTCTACTGCAAAAGTCAGTCCCGAACCTGCAGCCACCACACTGGCCTCAGAGGCGCTCCATAAATGTGTGTTTGGAGTTGCTCTGGATACTCTCCGAGACGACGGACTGATGGTCTGTGGTGTCCCTCTGGTTTTACGAGACATGGTGGCGTTTCTGGACAAACACG GGCTGCAACACAGAGGCCTGTTCCGCCTCTGTGGCTCCGTGGCTCGCACCAGGCAGCTCAGACAACGCTGGGACCAGGGGGAGAGGGTGGACCTGGAGATAGAGGGAGATGTGCCCACTGTTGCCTCCCTCCTTAAACTCTTCTTCCGGGAGCTGCccagccctctatttcctgtgcgTCAGCACCAACAACTGATCAACTCTCTCAGAG TGTCGCCAGACATTGAGGAGTTGAATCAGTCAGTGAGGgagactctctgcctcctccaaGACGACAACGTCAGCGTTCTGTCTTACCTCATCCACTTCCTGGCCAGAGTGGCGGCTCACAGTCAGTTCAACCACATGCCCCTGGAAAACCTCGCCACTATTTTTGGGCCATGTATTTTTCA TGTTCCAGCTGGGCCGCGgatgctggaggagcagagtgTGTGTAACGGCATGCTGTTGCATCTCCTGAAGCATCACAGTATTCTCCTACCATCGTCCgtcacctcctcctcacctccgcCTCCAACCTTGTCTGCACTCTCACATTTGAAG CTTCAACCGAGCAGCTGCGGCTCTGAGCCAGCAAGTGAAGGGAGGTCAGAAGTTTCCAGCTCCTCTGATCCAGCAGGACAAATGCAGAACCATGTCCACAG TGAGGACACAGAGATCAGTGCCAGCATTAGCCGGCAGCCAGAAGGAAGCACTGAGGCAGACTGTGTGCCCGTGTCACCCACTGACCCCGGaccagagcagcagcatcacccAAGCAGCCCCTCCCTGAGAGCCAAGGGGCCGCTGTTAGAGGACACCACGCAGGG ACGTGGAGAAGACAGCGGCCAGGTGGAGATGGTGCTGGAGGTGGAGCGCAATGATGAG GCACCTTCTGATGCTGAAGTGCGCTCAGAGGTTGTTGAGGACAGTGACATCAGCGAAGCACAAATCAAAACGCAGGATGCAGAGAG acaGACGCAGGAGGGCCGGCCTGAGAAAGCAACGGTGGAGTCCGAG AGTCCCTCAGTGAAGCTACAAGCACTGGAGGCTGACTCGGGTCCTCTGTCGGCACCAGACGATCCACAAGCGCCGGACAAACCCTCCATTCTTTATCAGCCCATGAGCAAGGAAACCAGCCTGCCGCTGAGCCACAAGCCGCTGCTGCACTCATCACCTGCTCTGGACCCGGTTGACTCATCTCTGCCTG TGGCCAGTCCTTCTCCGGATTCATCCTCATCCAGCCTGGTTTTCAACACAGTTTCTCGCCCCGAGGGTCTTCCAGGCGACGACAGGTTGCCGGGTTCCCCAGACTTCAGCAGCAGCCCGCTGCTCTCCAGTCTCACCACGAGCGACTGCCCCGTCCCCTCACCGAGGTGTCCCAACCTCAGCCACAGTCTGCGCTACAACTTGGACCCCGACACGGCCCCGTCTCCTCCCTGCTCGCAGCACATCCGCAT GGCTCGCTGCAGCAGCCACACCGAGCCAGAAGAGGGCTCTCTGTCCATCTCCATGCTCAACAGACACATCCACACTTTACGGAGGAGAATCAGGCGTTTTGAAGAATGTTTTGAACAAGAGAGGAACTACAAG CCGGCTCACAATGACAAGACAGCACATCCGGAGGTGGCCAGGCTGATGAAGGAGCTGCTCAAGAGTCGGAAGCAGCTGAAAG AGCTGAAGCTCAAACAGTCAGTCAAGGGTGCCAATGCCTGCAGGTCCAACACTGACTACAAGGAGGCGCGAGCTGgctctgagctgcagcagcgcaacaacaacagcaacaacaaacctAACGTGGAGGAAACCTTCAACATCATCACCAACCGGCTGATGGAGCGGCGGCGAGACCTTGGTCTGCCCGACAGCATCAAG AAAATGTCCCACAGCCAGATGACGATGGAGAAGACCAGCCTGCAGAAGTGCTTGCTGTACTTTGAGAGTCTGCACGGGCGACCG AGCTCCCGGCAGGAGCGGACTCTGATGAAACCCTTCTATGATCGATACCGGCTCCtcaagcagctgctgctctcatACGTGACGGCCACCGTCATCACCACTATT gaagaggaggaagactctGATGAAGAACAGAGAAGTCCACGGCGGCAGCAGCTGTGGCTGAAGTCATGCAGCTACGCTTCAGAGGACTCACAGGAGCAGCCGTCCTCAGAGATCTCCGAGACGCCGCTGGTGTCGCctctggaggaggtgaagtGCGTCCAGCCTCAgaccatcaccatggcaaccctgCATGAGGCCTCCAG GGCGGAATTACTGGACCACCTGCGGACGGCTCGCTCGGAGAAACGCCGACTCCACCGAACTCTGCGGGAGTTTGAGGACCAGTTCTACTCCGAGACCGGCAG GGTCTGTCAGAAGGAGGACCGCGGCCCGATGGCCGAGGAGTACTGCCAGTACAAGAACCTCAAGGCGAAGCTGCGGCTGCTGGAGGCCCTGCTCAGTAAACACCAGGACTCCACAGAGAGCAGTTGA
- the fam13c gene encoding protein FAM13C isoform X2, which translates to MVCGVPLVLRDMVAFLDKHGLQHRGLFRLCGSVARTRQLRQRWDQGERVDLEIEGDVPTVASLLKLFFRELPSPLFPVRQHQQLINSLRVSPDIEELNQSVRETLCLLQDDNVSVLSYLIHFLARVAAHSQFNHMPLENLATIFGPCIFHVPAGPRMLEEQSVCNGMLLHLLKHHSILLPSSVTSSSPPPPTLSALSHLKLQPSSCGSEPASEGRSEVSSSSDPAGQMQNHVHSEDTEISASISRQPEGSTEADCVPVSPTDPGPEQQHHPSSPSLRAKGPLLEDTTQGRGEDSGQVEMVLEVERNDEAPSDAEVRSEVVEDSDISEAQIKTQDAERQTQEGRPEKATVESESPSVKLQALEADSGPLSAPDDPQAPDKPSILYQPMSKETSLPLSHKPLLHSSPALDPVDSSLPVASPSPDSSSSSLVFNTVSRPEGLPGDDRLPGSPDFSSSPLLSSLTTSDCPVPSPRCPNLSHSLRYNLDPDTAPSPPCSQHIRMARCSSHTEPEEGSLSISMLNRHIHTLRRRIRRFEECFEQERNYKPAHNDKTAHPEVARLMKELLKSRKQLKELKLKQSVKGANACRSNTDYKEARAGSELQQRNNNSNNKPNVEETFNIITNRLMERRRDLGLPDSIKKMSHSQMTMEKTSLQKCLLYFESLHGRPSSRQERTLMKPFYDRYRLLKQLLLSYVTATVITTIEEEEDSDEEQRSPRRQQLWLKSCSYASEDSQEQPSSEISETPLVSPLEEVKCVQPQTITMATLHEASRAELLDHLRTARSEKRRLHRTLREFEDQFYSETGRVCQKEDRGPMAEEYCQYKNLKAKLRLLEALLSKHQDSTESS; encoded by the exons ATGGTCTGTGGTGTCCCTCTGGTTTTACGAGACATGGTGGCGTTTCTGGACAAACACG GGCTGCAACACAGAGGCCTGTTCCGCCTCTGTGGCTCCGTGGCTCGCACCAGGCAGCTCAGACAACGCTGGGACCAGGGGGAGAGGGTGGACCTGGAGATAGAGGGAGATGTGCCCACTGTTGCCTCCCTCCTTAAACTCTTCTTCCGGGAGCTGCccagccctctatttcctgtgcgTCAGCACCAACAACTGATCAACTCTCTCAGAG TGTCGCCAGACATTGAGGAGTTGAATCAGTCAGTGAGGgagactctctgcctcctccaaGACGACAACGTCAGCGTTCTGTCTTACCTCATCCACTTCCTGGCCAGAGTGGCGGCTCACAGTCAGTTCAACCACATGCCCCTGGAAAACCTCGCCACTATTTTTGGGCCATGTATTTTTCA TGTTCCAGCTGGGCCGCGgatgctggaggagcagagtgTGTGTAACGGCATGCTGTTGCATCTCCTGAAGCATCACAGTATTCTCCTACCATCGTCCgtcacctcctcctcacctccgcCTCCAACCTTGTCTGCACTCTCACATTTGAAG CTTCAACCGAGCAGCTGCGGCTCTGAGCCAGCAAGTGAAGGGAGGTCAGAAGTTTCCAGCTCCTCTGATCCAGCAGGACAAATGCAGAACCATGTCCACAG TGAGGACACAGAGATCAGTGCCAGCATTAGCCGGCAGCCAGAAGGAAGCACTGAGGCAGACTGTGTGCCCGTGTCACCCACTGACCCCGGaccagagcagcagcatcacccAAGCAGCCCCTCCCTGAGAGCCAAGGGGCCGCTGTTAGAGGACACCACGCAGGG ACGTGGAGAAGACAGCGGCCAGGTGGAGATGGTGCTGGAGGTGGAGCGCAATGATGAG GCACCTTCTGATGCTGAAGTGCGCTCAGAGGTTGTTGAGGACAGTGACATCAGCGAAGCACAAATCAAAACGCAGGATGCAGAGAG acaGACGCAGGAGGGCCGGCCTGAGAAAGCAACGGTGGAGTCCGAG AGTCCCTCAGTGAAGCTACAAGCACTGGAGGCTGACTCGGGTCCTCTGTCGGCACCAGACGATCCACAAGCGCCGGACAAACCCTCCATTCTTTATCAGCCCATGAGCAAGGAAACCAGCCTGCCGCTGAGCCACAAGCCGCTGCTGCACTCATCACCTGCTCTGGACCCGGTTGACTCATCTCTGCCTG TGGCCAGTCCTTCTCCGGATTCATCCTCATCCAGCCTGGTTTTCAACACAGTTTCTCGCCCCGAGGGTCTTCCAGGCGACGACAGGTTGCCGGGTTCCCCAGACTTCAGCAGCAGCCCGCTGCTCTCCAGTCTCACCACGAGCGACTGCCCCGTCCCCTCACCGAGGTGTCCCAACCTCAGCCACAGTCTGCGCTACAACTTGGACCCCGACACGGCCCCGTCTCCTCCCTGCTCGCAGCACATCCGCAT GGCTCGCTGCAGCAGCCACACCGAGCCAGAAGAGGGCTCTCTGTCCATCTCCATGCTCAACAGACACATCCACACTTTACGGAGGAGAATCAGGCGTTTTGAAGAATGTTTTGAACAAGAGAGGAACTACAAG CCGGCTCACAATGACAAGACAGCACATCCGGAGGTGGCCAGGCTGATGAAGGAGCTGCTCAAGAGTCGGAAGCAGCTGAAAG AGCTGAAGCTCAAACAGTCAGTCAAGGGTGCCAATGCCTGCAGGTCCAACACTGACTACAAGGAGGCGCGAGCTGgctctgagctgcagcagcgcaacaacaacagcaacaacaaacctAACGTGGAGGAAACCTTCAACATCATCACCAACCGGCTGATGGAGCGGCGGCGAGACCTTGGTCTGCCCGACAGCATCAAG AAAATGTCCCACAGCCAGATGACGATGGAGAAGACCAGCCTGCAGAAGTGCTTGCTGTACTTTGAGAGTCTGCACGGGCGACCG AGCTCCCGGCAGGAGCGGACTCTGATGAAACCCTTCTATGATCGATACCGGCTCCtcaagcagctgctgctctcatACGTGACGGCCACCGTCATCACCACTATT gaagaggaggaagactctGATGAAGAACAGAGAAGTCCACGGCGGCAGCAGCTGTGGCTGAAGTCATGCAGCTACGCTTCAGAGGACTCACAGGAGCAGCCGTCCTCAGAGATCTCCGAGACGCCGCTGGTGTCGCctctggaggaggtgaagtGCGTCCAGCCTCAgaccatcaccatggcaaccctgCATGAGGCCTCCAG GGCGGAATTACTGGACCACCTGCGGACGGCTCGCTCGGAGAAACGCCGACTCCACCGAACTCTGCGGGAGTTTGAGGACCAGTTCTACTCCGAGACCGGCAG GGTCTGTCAGAAGGAGGACCGCGGCCCGATGGCCGAGGAGTACTGCCAGTACAAGAACCTCAAGGCGAAGCTGCGGCTGCTGGAGGCCCTGCTCAGTAAACACCAGGACTCCACAGAGAGCAGTTGA
- the fam13c gene encoding protein FAM13C isoform X3, with translation MFSCLICFNIHDGRGSSVLHNEDTEISASISRQPEGSTEADCVPVSPTDPGPEQQHHPSSPSLRAKGPLLEDTTQGRGEDSGQVEMVLEVERNDEAPSDAEVRSEVVEDSDISEAQIKTQDAERQTQEGRPEKATVESESPSVKLQALEADSGPLSAPDDPQAPDKPSILYQPMSKETSLPLSHKPLLHSSPALDPVDSSLPVASPSPDSSSSSLVFNTVSRPEGLPGDDRLPGSPDFSSSPLLSSLTTSDCPVPSPRCPNLSHSLRYNLDPDTAPSPPCSQHIRMARCSSHTEPEEGSLSISMLNRHIHTLRRRIRRFEECFEQERNYKPAHNDKTAHPEVARLMKELLKSRKQLKELKLKQSVKGANACRSNTDYKEARAGSELQQRNNNSNNKPNVEETFNIITNRLMERRRDLGLPDSIKKMSHSQMTMEKTSLQKCLLYFESLHGRPSSRQERTLMKPFYDRYRLLKQLLLSYVTATVITTIEEEEDSDEEQRSPRRQQLWLKSCSYASEDSQEQPSSEISETPLVSPLEEVKCVQPQTITMATLHEASRAELLDHLRTARSEKRRLHRTLREFEDQFYSETGRVCQKEDRGPMAEEYCQYKNLKAKLRLLEALLSKHQDSTESS, from the exons atgttttcttgtttgatcTGCTTCAACATCCATGATGGCCGTGGATCTTCTGTCCTCCACAA TGAGGACACAGAGATCAGTGCCAGCATTAGCCGGCAGCCAGAAGGAAGCACTGAGGCAGACTGTGTGCCCGTGTCACCCACTGACCCCGGaccagagcagcagcatcacccAAGCAGCCCCTCCCTGAGAGCCAAGGGGCCGCTGTTAGAGGACACCACGCAGGG ACGTGGAGAAGACAGCGGCCAGGTGGAGATGGTGCTGGAGGTGGAGCGCAATGATGAG GCACCTTCTGATGCTGAAGTGCGCTCAGAGGTTGTTGAGGACAGTGACATCAGCGAAGCACAAATCAAAACGCAGGATGCAGAGAG acaGACGCAGGAGGGCCGGCCTGAGAAAGCAACGGTGGAGTCCGAG AGTCCCTCAGTGAAGCTACAAGCACTGGAGGCTGACTCGGGTCCTCTGTCGGCACCAGACGATCCACAAGCGCCGGACAAACCCTCCATTCTTTATCAGCCCATGAGCAAGGAAACCAGCCTGCCGCTGAGCCACAAGCCGCTGCTGCACTCATCACCTGCTCTGGACCCGGTTGACTCATCTCTGCCTG TGGCCAGTCCTTCTCCGGATTCATCCTCATCCAGCCTGGTTTTCAACACAGTTTCTCGCCCCGAGGGTCTTCCAGGCGACGACAGGTTGCCGGGTTCCCCAGACTTCAGCAGCAGCCCGCTGCTCTCCAGTCTCACCACGAGCGACTGCCCCGTCCCCTCACCGAGGTGTCCCAACCTCAGCCACAGTCTGCGCTACAACTTGGACCCCGACACGGCCCCGTCTCCTCCCTGCTCGCAGCACATCCGCAT GGCTCGCTGCAGCAGCCACACCGAGCCAGAAGAGGGCTCTCTGTCCATCTCCATGCTCAACAGACACATCCACACTTTACGGAGGAGAATCAGGCGTTTTGAAGAATGTTTTGAACAAGAGAGGAACTACAAG CCGGCTCACAATGACAAGACAGCACATCCGGAGGTGGCCAGGCTGATGAAGGAGCTGCTCAAGAGTCGGAAGCAGCTGAAAG AGCTGAAGCTCAAACAGTCAGTCAAGGGTGCCAATGCCTGCAGGTCCAACACTGACTACAAGGAGGCGCGAGCTGgctctgagctgcagcagcgcaacaacaacagcaacaacaaacctAACGTGGAGGAAACCTTCAACATCATCACCAACCGGCTGATGGAGCGGCGGCGAGACCTTGGTCTGCCCGACAGCATCAAG AAAATGTCCCACAGCCAGATGACGATGGAGAAGACCAGCCTGCAGAAGTGCTTGCTGTACTTTGAGAGTCTGCACGGGCGACCG AGCTCCCGGCAGGAGCGGACTCTGATGAAACCCTTCTATGATCGATACCGGCTCCtcaagcagctgctgctctcatACGTGACGGCCACCGTCATCACCACTATT gaagaggaggaagactctGATGAAGAACAGAGAAGTCCACGGCGGCAGCAGCTGTGGCTGAAGTCATGCAGCTACGCTTCAGAGGACTCACAGGAGCAGCCGTCCTCAGAGATCTCCGAGACGCCGCTGGTGTCGCctctggaggaggtgaagtGCGTCCAGCCTCAgaccatcaccatggcaaccctgCATGAGGCCTCCAG GGCGGAATTACTGGACCACCTGCGGACGGCTCGCTCGGAGAAACGCCGACTCCACCGAACTCTGCGGGAGTTTGAGGACCAGTTCTACTCCGAGACCGGCAG GGTCTGTCAGAAGGAGGACCGCGGCCCGATGGCCGAGGAGTACTGCCAGTACAAGAACCTCAAGGCGAAGCTGCGGCTGCTGGAGGCCCTGCTCAGTAAACACCAGGACTCCACAGAGAGCAGTTGA
- the phyhiplb gene encoding phytanoyl-CoA hydroxylase-interacting protein-like isoform X1, whose product MEVPGFAHNIGSPLSPCEGMIKDLSLDSIQLCERDGSNSQDGSLSEMEQLPVPQNIKISNITCDSFKICWEMEARGKERITHYFIDLNKKENKNSNKFKHKDVPTKLVAKAVPLPMTVRGHWFLSPRTEYTVAVQTASKQNDGDYAVSEWSEIVEFCTADYSTVHLNQLLEKAEVIAGRMLPFSVFYRNQNKEYFDHAREEQENRMLPLVKDNSGSHGSPISGKLEGLFFSCNTEFNTGKPPQDSPYGRHRFEVQADALFNPETSLYFGDFYCMYTAYHYVILVLAPKGSRGDDFCKQRLPALDITDNRFLTCKQRGADGGLEFHHAQDVILEVIYTEPVDLALGSVAEISGHQLMSLSTVNAKKDPSCKTCNISVGR is encoded by the exons aTGGAGGTGCCGGGTTTTGCCCACAACATCGGGAGCCCACTGAGCCCCTGCGAGGGGATGATCAAGGACCTGAGCCTGGACTCCATCCAGCTGTGCGAGCGCGACG GTAGTAACTCCCAGGACGGCAGCCTCTCCGAGATGGAGCAGCTCCCGGTCCCTCAGAACATCAAGATCAGCAACATCACCTGCGACTCGTTTAAAATCTGCTGGGAGATGGAGGCGCGCGGCAAAGAGCGCATCACCCACTACTTCATCGACCTCAACAAGAAGGAGAACAAGAACTCCAACAAGTTCAAGCACAAG GACGTCCCCACCAAGCTGGTGGCCAAAGCCGTCCCTCTGCCCATGACAGTTCGGGGCCACTGGTTCCTGAGTCCACGCACAGAATACACGGTGGCGGTCCAGACGGCGTCCAAGCAGAACGACGGAGACTACGCCGTGTCGGAGTGGAGTGAAATCGTCGAGTTCTGCACAGCTG ATTACTCCACGGTGCATCTCAACCAGCTGCTGGAAAAGGCTGAAGTGATCGCTGGCCGGATGCTGCCTTTCTCCGTCTTCTACAGGAACCAGAACAAAGAATACTTCGACCACGCCAG ggaggagcaggagaacCGGATGCTTCCTTTGGTGAAGGACAACAGCGGCAGTCACGGCTCCCCCATCAGTGGCAAGCTGGAGGGcctcttcttcagctgcaaCACGGAGTTCAACACCGGCAAGCCTCCTCAGGACTCCCCTTACGGCCGCCATCGTTTCGAGGTCCAGGCCGACGCACTCTTCAACCCCGAAACCAGCCTGTACTTTGGAGACTTCTACTGCATGTACACTGCCTACCACTACGTGATCCTGGTCCTGGCGCCCAAGGGCTCCAGAGGCGACGACTTCTGCAAGCAGAGGCTTCCGGCGCTCGACATCACCGACAACCGCTTCCTCACTTGCAAGCAGAGGGGCGCGGACGGCGGCTTGGAGTTCCACCACGCCCAGGACGTGATCCTGGAGGTGATCTACACGGAGCCTGTGGACCTGGCACTGGGCTCGGTGGCGGAGATCAGCGGGCACCAGCTGATGAGCTTATCTACTGTTAACGCCAAGAAAGACCCCAGCTGCAAGACCTGCAACATCAGCGTGGGACGCTGA
- the phyhiplb gene encoding phytanoyl-CoA hydroxylase-interacting protein-like isoform X2 has translation MLTWLTKACFSPKVGSNSQDGSLSEMEQLPVPQNIKISNITCDSFKICWEMEARGKERITHYFIDLNKKENKNSNKFKHKDVPTKLVAKAVPLPMTVRGHWFLSPRTEYTVAVQTASKQNDGDYAVSEWSEIVEFCTADYSTVHLNQLLEKAEVIAGRMLPFSVFYRNQNKEYFDHAREEQENRMLPLVKDNSGSHGSPISGKLEGLFFSCNTEFNTGKPPQDSPYGRHRFEVQADALFNPETSLYFGDFYCMYTAYHYVILVLAPKGSRGDDFCKQRLPALDITDNRFLTCKQRGADGGLEFHHAQDVILEVIYTEPVDLALGSVAEISGHQLMSLSTVNAKKDPSCKTCNISVGR, from the exons ATGCTGACGTGGCTCACCAAGGCTTGCTTCTCCCCTAAAGTGG GTAGTAACTCCCAGGACGGCAGCCTCTCCGAGATGGAGCAGCTCCCGGTCCCTCAGAACATCAAGATCAGCAACATCACCTGCGACTCGTTTAAAATCTGCTGGGAGATGGAGGCGCGCGGCAAAGAGCGCATCACCCACTACTTCATCGACCTCAACAAGAAGGAGAACAAGAACTCCAACAAGTTCAAGCACAAG GACGTCCCCACCAAGCTGGTGGCCAAAGCCGTCCCTCTGCCCATGACAGTTCGGGGCCACTGGTTCCTGAGTCCACGCACAGAATACACGGTGGCGGTCCAGACGGCGTCCAAGCAGAACGACGGAGACTACGCCGTGTCGGAGTGGAGTGAAATCGTCGAGTTCTGCACAGCTG ATTACTCCACGGTGCATCTCAACCAGCTGCTGGAAAAGGCTGAAGTGATCGCTGGCCGGATGCTGCCTTTCTCCGTCTTCTACAGGAACCAGAACAAAGAATACTTCGACCACGCCAG ggaggagcaggagaacCGGATGCTTCCTTTGGTGAAGGACAACAGCGGCAGTCACGGCTCCCCCATCAGTGGCAAGCTGGAGGGcctcttcttcagctgcaaCACGGAGTTCAACACCGGCAAGCCTCCTCAGGACTCCCCTTACGGCCGCCATCGTTTCGAGGTCCAGGCCGACGCACTCTTCAACCCCGAAACCAGCCTGTACTTTGGAGACTTCTACTGCATGTACACTGCCTACCACTACGTGATCCTGGTCCTGGCGCCCAAGGGCTCCAGAGGCGACGACTTCTGCAAGCAGAGGCTTCCGGCGCTCGACATCACCGACAACCGCTTCCTCACTTGCAAGCAGAGGGGCGCGGACGGCGGCTTGGAGTTCCACCACGCCCAGGACGTGATCCTGGAGGTGATCTACACGGAGCCTGTGGACCTGGCACTGGGCTCGGTGGCGGAGATCAGCGGGCACCAGCTGATGAGCTTATCTACTGTTAACGCCAAGAAAGACCCCAGCTGCAAGACCTGCAACATCAGCGTGGGACGCTGA
- the LOC128764545 gene encoding uncharacterized protein LOC128764545: MAFRRRRILALYLLWKYLKSKRRLWVQATRPRRLQPREVRPPVREPRVDDAQFRRDFRLTRRQFDDLLRRLGDRISHQDTNYRLSIPAWQRLSICLRYLSTGDSFRSIANCFHVGVSTVQKIVPEVSTAIWDCLAGEFMAVPSTDDWRTVAEDFAQRWNFPLCCGALDSKHVVLKCPPHLRTVSLVVIAVVDANYCFRLVDVSGYGKTSDCGILANSAFGQALRDGSLRLPADRPLPGAEHKGAQPHVFVGSEAFPLRRNLMRPYPGRKLARDKDTFNYRLSRARLVVENAFRILSSQWGMYRRVIVIRPEVVEKCVKATCVLHNFMMMTSEDKEPMSESLPAFEGQLTSFSRVASNNHSREAVRVRETFTEYFSAEGIVPRQQGSSESHPPAPADQSVQLQ, encoded by the exons ATGGCGTTCCGGAGACGCAGGATTTTGGCGCTTTACCTGCTGTGGAAGTATCTTAAAAGCAAGCGCCGCCTCTGGGTCCAAGCCACTCGCCCGAGGCGCCTTCAGCCCCGTGAGGTTCGCCCACCTGTCCGTGAGCCGCGGGTGGACGACGCGCAGTTCAGACGGGACTTCAGACTGACCCGCAGGCAGTTCGACGACTTGTTGCGGCGACTCGGTGACCGGATATCGCACCAGGACACCAACTACAGGCTCTCCATCCCTGCCTGGCAGCGGCTCTCCATCTGCCTTCG CTATCTTTCGACCGGAGACTCCTTCAGGAGCATCGCCAACTGCTTCCACGTGGGTGTGTCCACCGTCCAGAAGATCGTCCCCGAGGTCTCCACTGCCATCTGGGATTGTCTCGCTGGGGAGTTCATGGCGGTTCCCTCCACAGACGACTGGAGGACTGTTGCGGAAGACTTTGCTCAGCGCTGGAACTTCCCTCTGTGCTGCGGAGCTCTGGACAGCAAGCATGTGGTGCTGAAATGCCCACCACACTTAAGGACGGTCTCTTTGGTTGTTATTGCTGTCGTGGATGCTAACTACTGCTTCAGGCTGGTAGATGTTAGTGGGTATGGGAAAACTAGTGACTGTGGGATCCTGGCTAACTCGGCGTTTGGCCAGGCGCTGCGAGACGGTTCTCTGCGTCTGCCTGCCGACCGACCTCTGCCAGGAGCTGAGCACAAAGGAGCTCAGCCTCATGTATTTGTGGGCAGCGAGGCCTTCCCTTTGCGGAGGAACCTCATGAGACCTTACCCTGGACGGAAGCTGGCTCGGGATAAAGACACGTTCAACTACCGTCTGTCCAGAGCTCGGCTGGTGGTGGAGAACGCCTTCAGAATCCTCTCATCTCAGTGGGGGATGTATCGACGTGTGATTGTGATCCGCCCTGAAGTTGTGGAGAAGTGTGTGAAGGCGACCTGCGTTCTCCATAACTTCATGATGATGACATCAGAGGACAAGGAACCAATGTCGGAGAGCCTGCCGGCTTTTGAGGGGCAGCTGACAAGTTTCAGTCGTGTCGCCTCCAACAACCACAGCAGGGAGGCCGTCCGGGTGCGGGAGACTTTCACAGAGTACTTCTCTGCTGAGGGCATAGTTCCAAGGCAGCAAGGCTCCTCTGAGAGCCaccctcctgctcctgctgatCAAAGTGTCCAGCTTCAATAA